A single genomic interval of Chitinophaga sp. 180180018-3 harbors:
- a CDS encoding cytidine deaminase, with amino-acid sequence MEKQTLHFEYEVYSDIAALPEADAWLLKEAREVTAQAYAPYSRFQVGAVIRLENGEIVAGTNQENASFPIGLCAERVALASAASVYPNVAIDTVAISYHNLNGSSGHPISPCGICRQTLSEYETKQDAPIRLILGGLTGKVYIVKRANDLLPLAFNF; translated from the coding sequence ATGGAAAAACAAACGTTGCATTTCGAATACGAGGTATACAGCGATATTGCCGCTTTGCCGGAAGCTGATGCCTGGCTGCTGAAGGAGGCAAGAGAAGTAACCGCACAGGCTTATGCACCTTACTCCCGTTTCCAGGTTGGTGCGGTGATCCGGCTGGAGAACGGTGAGATAGTTGCTGGTACCAATCAGGAAAATGCCTCTTTTCCGATCGGACTTTGCGCAGAAAGAGTAGCACTGGCTTCTGCTGCTTCTGTATATCCGAATGTAGCCATAGATACTGTAGCTATCAGCTATCACAACCTCAATGGTAGTAGCGGTCATCCTATTTCACCCTGTGGTATCTGCCGCCAGACCTTATCTGAATACGAAACGAAACAGGATGCCCCCATCAGACTGATTCTGGGCGGACTAACCGGAAAAGTTTATATCGTTAAGCGCGCGAACGATCTGCTGCCGCTGGCTTTTAATTTCTAG
- a CDS encoding GNAT family N-acetyltransferase: METISIRTITAADDAAVAHIVKATLTEFGMNRPGTAFSDPSTDHLSVLFAKPRAIYYVAESDGRIIGGAGIHPLDGGETHVCELQKMYLLPEARGKGLAGQLISMCLDFARQRGYTHCYLETMPELIRARKVYEQFGFRYLTGPMGNTGHFGCDSWMLKDL; this comes from the coding sequence ATGGAAACAATCTCAATAAGAACCATCACTGCTGCAGACGATGCTGCTGTAGCTCATATCGTGAAAGCTACTTTAACAGAATTCGGGATGAACAGGCCTGGCACTGCATTTTCAGATCCTTCAACAGACCATTTATCAGTGTTGTTTGCCAAGCCCCGGGCTATATATTATGTAGCGGAATCCGATGGCCGGATCATCGGAGGAGCTGGTATACACCCACTGGATGGCGGGGAAACGCATGTTTGCGAGCTTCAGAAAATGTATCTTCTGCCGGAAGCCCGTGGCAAGGGACTGGCAGGTCAACTGATTTCTATGTGCCTGGACTTTGCCCGTCAGCGGGGCTATACGCATTGTTACCTGGAAACCATGCCGGAGCTTATCAGGGCGCGAAAGGTATACGAACAATTCGGATTCCGTTACCTGACAGGCCCCATGGGGAACACCGGCCATTTTGGCTGTGACAGCTGGATGCTAAAGGATCTGTAG
- a CDS encoding porin family protein has translation MKKFILSGFLVIGSMLAVQAQSVKFGVKGGLNISRITKTDGVKSLAGFNAGALVNFALDENWAIQPEVLYSAQGTKARQSAFWGLVNTSSTLKLNYINIPVMVQYNIVPEFYLEAGPQLGILAAAKLKSGDISVNVKDRMKSVDLGLGFGFGYKFDMGLGISGRYNFGLTNVYDSKNADGKNSVAQIGVFYTF, from the coding sequence ATGAAAAAATTTATTCTGTCTGGCTTTTTAGTAATCGGATCCATGCTGGCAGTGCAGGCGCAAAGTGTGAAGTTTGGTGTGAAGGGTGGTTTGAATATTTCCAGGATCACCAAAACAGACGGGGTTAAGTCGCTCGCAGGCTTCAATGCAGGTGCACTCGTAAACTTCGCCCTTGATGAGAATTGGGCCATTCAGCCTGAAGTGCTTTATTCTGCACAGGGCACTAAAGCCCGGCAAAGCGCATTCTGGGGACTGGTTAACACCTCCAGCACATTAAAACTGAACTACATCAATATCCCGGTAATGGTACAATACAACATCGTACCTGAATTTTACCTGGAAGCAGGCCCGCAACTGGGTATCCTTGCAGCTGCCAAACTGAAAAGCGGCGACATCTCCGTAAATGTAAAAGACCGCATGAAGAGCGTGGATTTGGGGCTGGGCTTTGGTTTCGGCTATAAGTTCGATATGGGCCTGGGTATCAGCGGACGATATAACTTTGGTCTGACTAACGTATACGACTCGAAGAATGCGGATGGAAAAAATTCCGTGGCGCAGATCGGAGTATTTTATACTTTTTAG
- the lepB gene encoding signal peptidase I: MNLAFWKKKKDSQPKKKKSAVREWFDAAIFAIIAATLIRTFIFEAYTIPTPSMEKTLLVNDFLFVSKISYGPRIPMTPLAVPFVHHTLPFTKSTKAYSEAIQWKYRRLPGFSDIKRYDVVVFNFPEGDSVAIDSPDPSYYNMVRQLGWQAVHNSYQVIQRPVDKRENYIKRCMAQAGDTIKIIHGAVYINGEQAPVPPESQHKYVVETNGDQLNPSRLDELGIATSGPDFYQIDNTRFLYNLTPANVAALKQFPIVKNITVYEESSFSDFNYNNVFPHDTTHFKWSDENFGPLYIPKKGATVKLDDSNIALYDRVIRVYEGNTLEKKDGKFLINGQPADSYTFKMNYYWMMGDNRDNSLDSRFWGFVPEDHVVGKAWLIWMSYGEGGIRWSRLFKGIK; the protein is encoded by the coding sequence ATGAACCTGGCATTTTGGAAAAAAAAGAAAGACAGTCAGCCTAAGAAAAAGAAATCTGCGGTCAGAGAATGGTTCGATGCTGCGATTTTTGCAATTATAGCTGCTACACTTATCCGCACATTTATTTTTGAGGCCTATACGATTCCGACACCTTCAATGGAAAAAACCTTACTTGTGAACGACTTCCTGTTTGTGAGTAAGATCAGTTACGGACCCCGTATTCCGATGACCCCACTGGCAGTGCCTTTCGTGCATCACACCCTGCCTTTTACTAAATCTACAAAAGCCTATTCTGAAGCTATTCAGTGGAAATACAGACGTTTACCGGGTTTCTCCGATATCAAACGTTATGACGTGGTGGTGTTCAACTTCCCGGAAGGTGATTCGGTAGCCATCGATTCACCTGATCCGAGTTATTACAACATGGTGCGTCAGCTGGGCTGGCAGGCCGTACATAACTCTTACCAGGTTATTCAGCGTCCGGTCGACAAGCGCGAAAACTATATCAAGCGTTGCATGGCCCAGGCCGGCGACACGATTAAGATCATACACGGAGCCGTGTATATAAATGGTGAACAGGCGCCTGTTCCGCCGGAAAGTCAGCATAAGTATGTAGTAGAAACGAACGGGGATCAGCTGAACCCCAGCAGACTGGATGAATTGGGCATTGCTACCAGCGGACCTGATTTTTACCAGATCGATAACACCCGTTTCCTGTACAACCTTACCCCGGCCAATGTAGCAGCGCTGAAGCAGTTCCCGATTGTGAAAAATATTACGGTTTATGAAGAATCCAGTTTCTCGGATTTCAACTATAACAACGTTTTCCCGCACGATACTACGCACTTCAAATGGTCTGATGAGAACTTCGGTCCATTGTATATTCCTAAGAAAGGTGCTACTGTAAAGCTGGACGACAGCAACATTGCACTGTACGATCGCGTGATCCGCGTTTATGAAGGCAATACACTGGAGAAAAAGGATGGTAAATTCCTGATCAATGGTCAGCCTGCTGATTCGTATACTTTCAAAATGAATTACTATTGGATGATGGGGGATAACCGGGATAATTCCCTTGATTCCCGCTTCTGGGGCTTTGTTCCGGAAGATCACGTGGTAGGCAAGGCCTGGCTGATCTGGATGAGCTATGGCGAAGGTGGTATCCGTTGGAGCCGTCTGTTTAAAGGCATTAAGTAA
- a CDS encoding alpha/beta hydrolase family protein translates to MQKHLYLISGLGADERIFNNLRFPAGYQVHYLPWIAPEREEPIGQYAARMAEGIRDDGPVSLLGVSFGGIMSLEINKHIPVKKTILVSSIKRTAEKPPYYDWVKRLGIHKLPDQLLYQRRNIIVRKFLNIESPEERNLVNEYLGKRDFTYMRWAVNAILHWENEDIPPGLVHIHGAKDMPFPLKYLKPTHLIPDGGHFMVLNRAGVINQILAQEL, encoded by the coding sequence ATGCAAAAGCACCTGTATCTGATCAGCGGTCTGGGCGCAGATGAGCGTATTTTCAATAATCTGCGCTTCCCTGCCGGCTACCAGGTGCATTACCTGCCCTGGATTGCACCGGAGCGGGAAGAGCCCATCGGCCAATACGCCGCCCGCATGGCGGAAGGTATCAGGGACGATGGGCCCGTTTCCTTGCTGGGCGTATCTTTTGGCGGTATTATGAGCCTGGAGATCAACAAACATATACCGGTGAAAAAAACTATACTGGTGTCCAGCATCAAACGCACGGCTGAAAAGCCTCCGTACTACGATTGGGTGAAACGCCTCGGTATCCACAAACTCCCCGACCAGCTGCTCTATCAGCGCCGGAATATTATCGTCCGCAAATTCCTTAATATCGAGTCGCCCGAAGAACGTAACCTCGTGAACGAATACCTCGGCAAAAGGGATTTTACCTATATGCGATGGGCCGTAAACGCCATTCTGCATTGGGAAAATGAAGATATCCCACCAGGCTTGGTACATATCCACGGGGCTAAAGACATGCCCTTCCCCCTGAAATATCTCAAGCCTACTCACCTGATACCCGATGGCGGCCATTTCATGGTCCTGAACCGCGCCGGTGTGATCAACCAGATACTCGCACAGGAGCTGTAG
- the argS gene encoding arginine--tRNA ligase gives MSVVQSIRTAAVAAIKSLYDQQLTEADIAINVTKPEFEGEYTMVVFTFTRFSRQKPEETAQRIGEYLVAHHPELIARFNVVKGFLNLSIHDAYWTKFLQQNFRNKNFGVQPANGQKIMVEYSSPNTNKPLHLGHLRNNFLGYSIAEIMKANGFEVIKANLVNDRGIHICKSMLAWQLFAHGDTPATTGIKGDHLVGDYYVKFESVVKEQSEVIIDRVILENDLRDFEGADAEKINKLVTALHKPEVKADKEKTAKIMGDIKEMSRNKTEIMQQAKIMLQQWEAGKPEVRELWATMNSWVYEGFDETYKRLGIDFDKMYYESETYLLGKDLVAEGLAKGVLFKKEDNSVWIDLTADGLDEKLLLRGDGTSVYMTQDLGTARLKYDDYHMEQSVYVVADEQNYHFKVLQLILQKLGEPSAPGIKHLSYGMVELPHGRMKSREGTVVDADDMIDEMVKTAEEESKKTAKNLNSFSEEELRELYNTIGLGAMKFFLLRVDPKKKMIFNPEESIELNGFTAVFVQYAYARIRSILRETGDIAGIDNYTYQGDLLPLEKELIVLIEQFPAILAEAYRELSPAVIANYAFLLAQTFNSFYAEKSEGVPTYSILRAANEDKKQLRVQIISLVSQTIALSLKLMGIQVPERM, from the coding sequence ATGAGTGTTGTACAATCTATCAGAACGGCCGCAGTGGCCGCTATTAAGTCCCTTTATGATCAGCAGCTGACGGAAGCAGATATTGCCATTAATGTCACCAAGCCTGAATTCGAAGGAGAGTATACCATGGTTGTTTTCACCTTCACCCGTTTCAGCAGGCAAAAACCGGAAGAAACAGCCCAACGTATAGGGGAATATCTGGTAGCTCATCATCCTGAGCTCATTGCACGGTTCAATGTGGTAAAGGGATTTCTGAACCTGAGCATTCATGATGCTTACTGGACTAAGTTCCTTCAGCAAAATTTCCGGAATAAAAACTTCGGGGTACAACCCGCCAATGGTCAGAAAATCATGGTGGAGTATTCCTCACCCAATACCAACAAGCCACTTCACCTCGGACACCTGAGAAATAATTTTCTGGGGTACTCCATCGCTGAAATCATGAAGGCAAACGGCTTTGAAGTGATCAAGGCCAACCTGGTGAACGACCGGGGTATTCATATCTGTAAATCGATGCTCGCCTGGCAACTGTTCGCTCATGGCGATACCCCCGCCACTACCGGCATCAAGGGCGATCACCTCGTTGGCGACTACTACGTGAAATTCGAATCTGTTGTAAAAGAACAATCCGAAGTGATCATCGACCGGGTCATCCTCGAAAATGACCTGCGCGACTTTGAAGGCGCAGATGCCGAGAAAATAAATAAACTGGTTACCGCCCTGCATAAACCGGAAGTGAAGGCCGATAAGGAAAAAACGGCCAAAATCATGGGCGATATCAAAGAGATGTCCCGTAATAAAACGGAGATTATGCAGCAGGCGAAGATCATGCTGCAACAATGGGAAGCCGGTAAACCCGAAGTACGCGAACTCTGGGCCACCATGAATAGCTGGGTGTATGAAGGTTTCGACGAAACTTATAAACGCCTGGGGATCGATTTCGATAAAATGTATTACGAAAGCGAAACCTATCTGCTGGGTAAAGACCTGGTAGCTGAAGGGTTGGCGAAAGGAGTATTGTTTAAGAAAGAAGACAATTCGGTGTGGATTGACCTGACCGCCGACGGACTTGATGAGAAGCTGCTGCTGCGTGGCGACGGCACTTCTGTATATATGACCCAGGATCTTGGTACAGCGCGACTGAAATACGATGACTACCACATGGAACAAAGCGTGTATGTGGTGGCCGACGAACAGAATTACCATTTCAAAGTATTGCAGTTGATCCTGCAAAAGCTCGGAGAACCATCTGCCCCGGGTATCAAGCACCTGAGCTATGGCATGGTGGAATTGCCTCACGGCCGTATGAAAAGCAGGGAAGGTACCGTGGTGGATGCCGATGACATGATCGATGAAATGGTGAAAACTGCCGAAGAAGAATCTAAAAAAACAGCGAAGAACCTCAATAGTTTTTCGGAAGAAGAATTACGCGAGTTGTATAATACCATTGGCCTTGGCGCCATGAAATTCTTCCTGCTGCGTGTAGATCCCAAGAAGAAAATGATCTTCAATCCGGAAGAATCCATCGAATTGAACGGTTTCACCGCTGTATTTGTGCAATATGCCTACGCCCGTATCAGGTCTATCCTGAGAGAAACAGGAGATATAGCGGGTATCGACAACTACACGTATCAGGGCGATCTGCTGCCACTGGAGAAAGAACTGATTGTACTGATAGAACAGTTCCCGGCTATTCTCGCGGAAGCATACCGTGAGCTTAGTCCGGCAGTAATTGCCAATTACGCCTTCCTGCTGGCGCAAACATTCAATTCTTTCTATGCCGAAAAGTCAGAAGGGGTGCCTACCTATTCCATTCTCAGGGCGGCCAATGAAGATAAGAAGCAGCTGCGTGTACAGATCATCTCCCTTGTTTCTCAAACCATTGCTCTTTCTTTAAAACTGATGGGCATACAGGTACCGGAACGTATGTAA
- a CDS encoding OmpA family protein, translating into MNKSIMWKVACVLLAAAPMLSQAQNQPTETSSSVKPAVRLFSGPRDFKTWSIGINGGLMAPVVPTGGSNDFTKWKASFGYGAYVKYQIFHFLALRADYVGGKLQGDNSKNLGNGMPPVSPYSSFDTKVNWTGTLNAVFNITTVNWLSRENFVTLYASVGGGLSGYKPTLTTTSGTTFDYKTDGKAIKELVIPVGAGLKFRLSEFINLDLGYTMYYTDGDNLDGYPKGPNKDKFSYGYAGLEFALGKKGKPQLQFHNPAKQMYDELVAQKAALSSALDAANQNNARLTADVDKLTKDSDGDGVSDFFDKCPGTPPNTKVDGAGCPLPVPEVKKEEEKIVITEEDNRIVKEAIQNLEFDFAKATIKEHSYAALDRVADLLTRKHLNLKLSGHTDNVGSKTRNLALSRERAEAVKAYLVGKGVNASKIEAVGYGSSQPIASNKTAAGRQKNRRVEFTIF; encoded by the coding sequence ATGAACAAATCCATTATGTGGAAGGTTGCATGTGTGTTGTTAGCAGCCGCCCCCATGCTGAGCCAGGCTCAGAACCAACCGACGGAAACCTCTTCTTCTGTTAAGCCCGCCGTTAGGTTGTTTAGCGGCCCCCGGGATTTCAAAACCTGGTCTATCGGTATTAATGGTGGCCTCATGGCCCCGGTTGTGCCTACTGGTGGCAGCAACGATTTCACCAAGTGGAAAGCATCCTTCGGCTATGGCGCCTATGTGAAATACCAGATCTTCCATTTCCTGGCCCTGCGTGCAGATTATGTAGGGGGTAAACTTCAGGGCGACAACAGTAAGAACCTGGGTAATGGAATGCCTCCTGTAAGTCCCTACAGCTCATTCGACACCAAAGTAAACTGGACTGGTACCCTGAATGCCGTGTTCAATATTACCACCGTTAACTGGCTGTCAAGAGAAAATTTCGTGACCCTGTATGCGTCTGTTGGTGGTGGATTGTCGGGTTACAAACCTACGCTGACCACCACAAGCGGCACTACGTTCGATTACAAAACTGATGGAAAAGCCATCAAAGAACTGGTGATCCCCGTTGGAGCCGGACTAAAATTCAGACTGTCAGAATTCATCAACCTGGATCTGGGTTATACGATGTATTACACAGACGGGGACAACCTCGACGGCTATCCGAAAGGACCCAACAAGGATAAGTTCTCCTATGGTTATGCCGGGCTGGAATTTGCGCTGGGCAAGAAAGGTAAGCCGCAACTGCAGTTCCACAATCCTGCCAAACAGATGTACGACGAACTCGTTGCACAGAAAGCTGCATTGAGCAGCGCATTGGATGCCGCTAATCAGAACAATGCCAGGTTGACTGCCGATGTGGATAAACTGACAAAAGACAGCGATGGTGACGGTGTTTCTGATTTCTTCGATAAATGCCCCGGCACACCGCCTAACACAAAGGTAGATGGCGCTGGTTGCCCGCTGCCCGTTCCTGAAGTGAAGAAAGAAGAAGAAAAGATAGTCATCACTGAAGAAGATAACCGCATCGTAAAAGAAGCCATCCAGAACCTGGAATTCGACTTCGCCAAAGCAACTATCAAGGAACACTCTTATGCAGCACTCGACCGTGTTGCAGACCTGCTGACACGCAAGCACCTGAACCTTAAACTGAGTGGCCATACAGACAATGTTGGCAGCAAAACAAGGAACCTGGCGCTGTCCAGAGAAAGGGCCGAAGCAGTAAAAGCTTACCTCGTAGGTAAAGGCGTAAATGCTTCCAAGATTGAAGCAGTAGGCTATGGCAGCAGCCAGCCAATTGCCAGCAATAAAACTGCTGCCGGACGCCAGAAGAACCGGAGGGTAGAGTTCACGATATTCTAA
- the cysM gene encoding cysteine synthase CysM, giving the protein MASIIELIGNTPMVELKKISVNPAVQIFAKLEGNNPAGSVKDRAAYGMIKGALDRGDIKPGMKLIEATSGNTGIALAMIASLFGLEIELVMPADATRERVLTMEVYGAKVTLTPKELSMEGSIDYANDKVAKGGYYMLNQFANPDNYGMHYKTTGPEIWRDTRGQVTHFVSAMGTTGTIMGVSRYLKEQNPGVQIVGCQPTEGSRIPGIRKWPEAYLPKIFERPRVDQIMDISEEEARIMSKRLAKEEAVFCGMSSGGAVAAAVRLSKELSSGIIVTIICDRGDRYLSSDLFQ; this is encoded by the coding sequence ATGGCTTCTATTATAGAATTGATCGGTAATACACCGATGGTAGAACTTAAAAAGATATCGGTTAATCCGGCGGTGCAGATCTTTGCAAAGCTGGAAGGTAATAATCCGGCTGGCAGTGTGAAAGACAGGGCTGCCTATGGGATGATCAAGGGAGCGCTCGACCGTGGCGACATTAAGCCCGGTATGAAACTGATTGAGGCCACGAGCGGCAATACAGGCATTGCGCTGGCCATGATCGCAAGCCTGTTTGGGCTGGAGATAGAGCTGGTGATGCCTGCAGACGCCACCCGGGAGCGGGTGCTTACGATGGAGGTATACGGTGCGAAGGTTACCCTTACCCCTAAAGAATTATCCATGGAAGGCTCTATCGATTATGCCAACGACAAGGTGGCGAAAGGCGGCTACTACATGCTGAATCAATTTGCCAACCCCGATAACTATGGCATGCACTATAAAACCACCGGACCTGAGATCTGGCGGGATACCAGGGGGCAGGTTACTCATTTCGTGAGCGCCATGGGAACAACTGGTACCATTATGGGGGTTTCCCGCTACCTGAAAGAGCAAAACCCCGGCGTACAGATCGTTGGCTGCCAACCCACCGAAGGCTCCAGGATCCCGGGCATCCGCAAATGGCCGGAAGCCTATCTGCCCAAAATATTCGAACGCCCGCGGGTAGATCAGATCATGGATATTTCCGAAGAAGAAGCCAGAATTATGTCGAAACGACTAGCCAAAGAAGAAGCTGTTTTCTGCGGCATGAGCAGTGGCGGCGCCGTTGCGGCAGCAGTAAGGCTTTCAAAGGAATTGAGCAGCGGCATCATCGTGACGATTATCTGCGACCGGGGAGACCGTTACCTGTCGAGTGATCTGTTCCAGTAA
- a CDS encoding GrpB family protein translates to MSEIIEIVPYSSRWPEEFRQLEEELTNSIGSYVLAIDHIGSTSVPGLAAKDVIDIQVTVASLDIPLQPMLEKLGYQRKLHLSDHRPPGREDLPEEALQKHFYFKSSRRVNLHVRVAGRFNQRYALLCRDYLRTHPHAARAYGEIKQQLAKYFPDNADAYYDIKDPVFDVLMEGAYIWEAATTGKNALPH, encoded by the coding sequence ATGTCGGAAATAATTGAAATAGTACCTTATAGCTCCCGTTGGCCAGAAGAATTCAGGCAGCTGGAAGAGGAATTGACCAACAGCATTGGCTCGTACGTACTGGCAATCGACCATATTGGCTCCACCAGCGTACCCGGACTGGCAGCAAAAGATGTGATCGACATACAGGTAACCGTTGCATCGCTGGATATTCCGCTGCAACCGATGCTGGAGAAACTGGGATATCAGCGTAAATTGCACCTGAGCGATCATCGCCCGCCGGGCAGGGAAGATCTTCCGGAAGAAGCACTACAGAAGCACTTCTATTTTAAATCGTCCAGGCGGGTGAATCTGCATGTAAGAGTGGCTGGCAGGTTCAATCAGCGATATGCACTGTTGTGCCGGGATTATCTGCGTACACACCCGCATGCAGCAAGGGCCTATGGAGAAATAAAACAACAGCTGGCAAAATATTTCCCTGACAATGCCGACGCTTACTATGATATAAAGGATCCGGTGTTTGATGTGCTGATGGAAGGCGCCTATATCTGGGAAGCGGCAACTACCGGCAAAAACGCCTTACCACACTGA
- a CDS encoding sigma-54 dependent transcriptional regulator, with protein sequence MANILIIDDEKSIRKTLTEILTYEGYKIDEAADGIEGFKMFQAKAYDAVLCDIKMPKMDGLEFLEKAREVNADVPIIMVSGHGNIDTAVDAVKKGAYDYISKPPDLNRLLITLRNAMDKTTLVTETKTLRRKVNKVPEMIGQSGPILKIRETIEKVAPTDARVLITGENGVGKELVARWLHERSNRAAGPMVEVNCAAIPSELIESELFGHEKGSFTSAVKQRIGKFEQASGGTLFLDEIGDMSLSAQAKVLRALQEGKITRVGGDKEISVDVRVVAATNKDLLQEVEGKNFRLDLYHRLSVILIHVPSLNDRRDDVPLLVDSFLDSVCNEYGISRKAIDKDAMKALQQHNWTGNIRELRNVVERLIILSGKTITVEDVDDFVVPNRDRKKVSS encoded by the coding sequence ATGGCTAACATTCTAATAATTGATGACGAAAAAAGTATTCGTAAAACGCTCACGGAAATTTTAACCTATGAAGGCTATAAGATCGACGAAGCGGCGGATGGAATAGAAGGTTTTAAGATGTTCCAGGCCAAAGCCTATGACGCTGTGCTGTGCGACATTAAGATGCCTAAAATGGATGGACTGGAGTTCCTGGAAAAAGCCCGTGAAGTGAATGCAGATGTGCCTATTATCATGGTATCCGGTCATGGAAACATTGATACGGCTGTGGATGCGGTGAAGAAAGGAGCATATGATTATATCTCCAAACCGCCGGACCTGAACCGGTTGCTGATCACGCTGCGCAATGCCATGGATAAAACCACCCTGGTAACAGAAACCAAAACCCTGCGCCGTAAGGTGAACAAGGTGCCTGAAATGATCGGCCAGTCCGGTCCCATCCTGAAGATCAGGGAAACAATAGAAAAAGTAGCGCCTACCGACGCCCGTGTGCTGATTACAGGCGAAAACGGGGTGGGTAAGGAGCTGGTGGCCCGCTGGCTGCATGAACGCAGTAACCGCGCTGCCGGACCTATGGTGGAAGTGAACTGCGCAGCCATTCCGAGCGAACTGATTGAAAGCGAGCTGTTTGGTCACGAAAAAGGCTCTTTTACCTCTGCAGTGAAACAACGTATAGGCAAGTTCGAACAGGCAAGTGGTGGTACACTTTTCCTCGATGAAATCGGCGATATGAGCCTCAGCGCGCAAGCTAAGGTATTACGCGCCCTCCAGGAAGGAAAGATCACCCGTGTAGGCGGCGATAAAGAAATCAGCGTGGATGTACGCGTAGTAGCTGCTACCAACAAGGATCTGCTGCAGGAAGTGGAAGGCAAAAACTTCCGCCTCGACCTGTATCACCGTCTGAGCGTGATTCTGATTCACGTACCCTCGCTGAACGACAGGAGAGATGATGTGCCGCTACTGGTAGACAGCTTCCTGGACAGCGTTTGCAACGAATATGGTATCTCCCGTAAGGCTATTGATAAAGATGCCATGAAGGCACTGCAACAACATAACTGGACCGGTAATATCCGCGAGCTGCGGAACGTAGTGGAAAGGCTGATCATCCTGTCAGGCAAAACCATTACAGTAGAGGATGTGGATGATTTTGTGGTACCTAACCGCGACCGGAAAAAAGTAAGTTCCTGA
- a CDS encoding tetratricopeptide repeat protein, with protein sequence MYISNMKPCQLLFFTAVILLFTAAYSEPASCYFDTGSNTPAYYRERLYAGKDTQKLVDKYQYLAHELYSKGRFKRAIVQWKKVLKLQPANAFAMFMLGKSYIGAGETVRGEALCDQAISMSAPNVNDICHSVEELKTTH encoded by the coding sequence ATGTATATTAGCAACATGAAACCCTGCCAGCTTTTGTTTTTTACAGCTGTTATATTGTTGTTTACTGCTGCGTATAGTGAACCGGCGAGTTGTTACTTTGATACAGGAAGTAATACCCCGGCATACTACCGGGAAAGGCTATACGCTGGAAAAGATACGCAGAAATTAGTGGACAAATATCAATATCTGGCACATGAGTTGTACAGCAAGGGACGCTTCAAACGAGCCATTGTGCAATGGAAAAAGGTACTGAAGCTACAGCCGGCTAACGCGTTTGCGATGTTTATGCTTGGAAAATCGTATATAGGTGCAGGTGAGACAGTGAGGGGAGAGGCGCTTTGCGACCAGGCAATTTCGATGTCGGCACCCAACGTGAATGATATTTGCCACAGCGTAGAAGAACTGAAAACAACGCACTAA
- a CDS encoding serine O-acetyltransferase, with translation MNDFLEELKRRHQMASVNAYPATGAVDEFVSNLLNWLFPEHTGQVIADPVQLEQYGQQLEVQLRCLLESMKNQLPAAAAELSRLFIDKVPVIYDELTKDASAIYQGDPAASCTYEVIRAYPGFYAIAFYRIAHALYELKIPVLPRMITELAHSRTGIDIHPGAAIAPWCCIDHGTGIVIGETTVIGPHVKLYQGVTLGALSIEKTMARSKRHPTIEEHVVIYAGATILGGDTVIGHHSVIGGNVWLIKSVEPFSRIYYKAEHKFSDTNQD, from the coding sequence ATGAATGATTTTCTTGAAGAGTTGAAGCGGCGGCACCAGATGGCATCCGTCAATGCCTATCCGGCCACCGGTGCAGTAGATGAATTTGTGAGCAACCTGTTAAACTGGTTATTTCCTGAGCATACGGGGCAGGTGATTGCCGACCCGGTACAGCTGGAGCAATATGGACAGCAACTGGAAGTTCAGCTGCGATGTTTGCTGGAATCTATGAAGAACCAGTTGCCGGCGGCCGCAGCGGAATTGAGCCGGTTGTTCATAGACAAGGTACCGGTGATTTATGATGAATTGACAAAAGACGCCAGCGCCATCTATCAGGGCGATCCGGCGGCGTCCTGTACATATGAGGTTATACGGGCTTATCCGGGTTTCTATGCCATTGCATTTTACCGTATCGCACATGCCTTGTACGAGCTGAAGATACCGGTGCTGCCACGTATGATTACGGAGCTGGCGCATTCGCGTACCGGCATAGACATACATCCCGGAGCGGCGATTGCGCCCTGGTGTTGTATAGATCATGGCACGGGCATCGTGATCGGCGAAACCACGGTGATTGGTCCGCATGTGAAGTTGTACCAGGGCGTGACCCTGGGAGCGCTGAGCATCGAGAAAACCATGGCGCGCAGTAAACGTCATCCTACCATAGAAGAACATGTAGTGATCTATGCCGGCGCCACTATCCTTGGCGGAGATACGGTGATCGGGCATCACAGCGTGATTGGTGGTAATGTATGGCTGATCAAGAGTGTAGAGCCTTTTTCGAGGATCTACTATAAAGCGGAACATAAATTTTCAGATACAAACCAGGACTAA